One part of the Enterococcus sp. DIV1094 genome encodes these proteins:
- a CDS encoding helix-turn-helix domain-containing protein: MEIGEKLRNLRIQKNLTQEELGERTDLSKGYISQLERDLSSPSMETFFSILEVLGVTPEAFFHQETANLPIVYTKEDRTVYYDEENGYELEWLVTDSNEKEMEPVLLTFDTAGEYKTFEPSLSETFIFVLEGEIALSLGEQEYVAKKGQSMYYQATTQHQLRNHQRKQTKVLIVATESYL, translated from the coding sequence ATGGAAATTGGTGAGAAGTTACGAAATCTGCGCATCCAAAAAAATTTAACGCAAGAAGAATTAGGGGAGCGGACGGATTTATCAAAGGGCTATATCTCGCAGCTTGAACGGGATTTAAGTTCACCATCGATGGAAACATTTTTCTCTATTCTTGAAGTATTGGGAGTTACCCCAGAAGCTTTTTTTCATCAAGAAACAGCCAACCTTCCTATCGTCTATACAAAGGAAGATCGTACCGTCTATTATGATGAGGAAAATGGGTACGAGCTAGAATGGTTAGTGACAGATTCAAATGAAAAAGAAATGGAGCCAGTGTTATTGACTTTTGATACTGCTGGTGAATATAAAACCTTTGAACCTTCCCTTTCAGAAACATTTATTTTTGTTTTAGAAGGAGAAATCGCACTAAGCTTAGGTGAACAAGAGTATGTAGCGAAAAAAGGTCAATCAATGTACTATCAGGCAACGACACAACACCAATTACGTAATCACCAAAGAAAACAAACAAAAGTATTGATCGTCGCAACCGAATCATACTTGTAA
- a CDS encoding acryloyl-CoA reductase, with product MNTFKQFQVNNEPAFHTSIVDKEFPELTNNEVWVKIAYSDVNYKDALACSENGQVIRTYPMTPGIDFSGVVMKSLDKRFQPGDQVLATGYGIGVSQPGGYSDYQKIPGDWLVPLPETMTLRQAMVLGTAGLTAALCVNALLSQGMKADDHVVVTGASGGVGSVAIAMLHKMGFKKITAFSRKEEAQTWLQKLGATQVVHPEAFLPEKSKPLDKQQVDYVIDTVGGELLTRLLPLIAYDGAAAVCGNAGGIKLTTTVLPFILRNIQLIGIDSVNVPHEKRLNIWQQLADLSVTDHLVVNEITLEQLEETTKKILEGTHQGRTLVTVGETV from the coding sequence ATGAACACATTCAAACAGTTTCAAGTAAACAATGAACCAGCTTTCCATACAAGCATTGTCGACAAAGAATTTCCCGAACTGACTAATAATGAAGTTTGGGTAAAAATCGCATACTCAGATGTCAATTATAAGGATGCGTTGGCTTGTAGTGAAAATGGCCAAGTGATCCGTACCTATCCAATGACTCCTGGTATTGATTTTTCCGGAGTCGTCATGAAAAGTTTAGACAAACGTTTCCAGCCCGGAGATCAAGTTTTAGCAACTGGCTATGGAATAGGCGTTAGCCAACCTGGCGGCTATAGTGATTATCAAAAAATCCCTGGAGATTGGCTTGTTCCTCTCCCAGAAACGATGACACTTCGTCAAGCAATGGTTTTAGGAACAGCTGGTTTGACTGCCGCCCTTTGCGTGAATGCCTTACTTAGTCAAGGAATGAAAGCAGACGACCATGTCGTCGTGACAGGTGCATCTGGTGGAGTAGGAAGTGTTGCCATTGCTATGTTACACAAAATGGGCTTCAAAAAAATCACTGCATTTTCGAGAAAAGAAGAAGCGCAAACTTGGCTACAAAAACTAGGGGCAACTCAAGTGGTGCATCCTGAAGCCTTTCTACCAGAAAAAAGTAAACCTTTGGATAAACAACAAGTGGATTATGTCATCGACACTGTTGGGGGAGAACTGCTCACTCGCTTACTGCCTTTGATTGCCTATGATGGCGCTGCTGCAGTATGCGGCAATGCAGGTGGAATCAAATTAACAACGACTGTGTTACCTTTTATTTTAAGAAATATCCAGCTGATCGGTATTGATTCAGTCAACGTCCCTCATGAAAAACGCTTGAATATCTGGCAACAATTAGCCGATCTTTCTGTGACTGATCACTTAGTCGTGAACGAGATCACCTTAGAACAATTGGAAGAAACGACCAAAAAAATCCTTGAAGGGACACATCAAGGAAGAACGCTTGTCACTGTAGGTGAAACGGTATGA
- a CDS encoding phosphopantothenate--cysteine ligase → MKVLITAGGTSERIDQVRSITNHSSGRLGKAIAEAFLTHPSVTIDYVTTQPAVKPSDSERLTFHLIESTQELLDTFERLMQEKSYDAIIHSMAVSDFTPAFSLSEQQLAERLSKESLTPDSLSSWLEATEQSVSKEAKISSDTDYLVLTLKKTPKIIRSLRQWQPKATIVGFKLLVDVSKEQLLEVAKKSLITNQTDYILANDLTQINETRHHGYLLSKNGEVTEAYTKQEIAQCIVSTILK, encoded by the coding sequence ATGAAGGTATTGATCACAGCTGGTGGCACAAGCGAACGAATCGATCAAGTCCGCTCGATCACGAACCATTCAAGTGGACGCTTAGGAAAAGCAATCGCAGAAGCCTTTCTGACACACCCTTCTGTGACGATCGACTACGTAACGACGCAACCCGCTGTAAAACCTAGCGATTCTGAACGTTTGACATTCCATCTCATCGAATCTACACAAGAATTACTAGATACATTCGAACGATTGATGCAAGAAAAGAGCTACGACGCGATCATCCATAGCATGGCGGTCAGTGATTTTACACCGGCTTTCAGTCTGTCTGAGCAACAGTTGGCTGAGCGCTTGAGTAAAGAATCATTGACTCCCGATTCCTTGTCTTCTTGGCTTGAAGCAACCGAACAAAGTGTAAGTAAAGAAGCGAAGATCTCATCGGATACGGACTATCTAGTTTTGACCTTGAAGAAAACACCAAAAATCATTCGTTCTTTACGCCAATGGCAACCCAAAGCTACGATCGTTGGGTTCAAATTATTAGTCGATGTCTCAAAAGAGCAGTTATTGGAAGTAGCTAAAAAGAGCTTGATCACTAACCAAACCGATTATATTTTAGCCAACGACTTGACACAGATCAATGAAACACGCCATCATGGCTACTTGTTGTCTAAAAATGGAGAAGTTACAGAAGCCTACACCAAGCAAGAGATTGCGCAATGTATCGTCTCTACGATCTTAAAATAA
- the coaC gene encoding phosphopantothenoylcysteine decarboxylase, with product MKKILLGVSGSISAYKSADITNQLVKLGYQVDVIMTKSSTKFITPLTLQSLSKRPVHTDVMQENDPSVINHIELAKQADLFLIAPATANIIGKLANGLADDLLSTVAMALLPETPKLIAPAMNTNMYQHPINQRNLATLKEIGYQEIEPRESLLACGDFGKGALADNQIIIDQVTLLLNQRSV from the coding sequence ATGAAAAAAATCCTATTGGGCGTATCTGGTAGTATTTCTGCATATAAGAGCGCAGATATCACGAATCAACTTGTCAAACTCGGTTACCAAGTCGATGTGATCATGACGAAAAGCAGTACAAAATTTATTACACCTTTAACTTTGCAATCTTTATCTAAACGTCCTGTCCACACGGATGTCATGCAAGAAAACGATCCTTCAGTCATCAACCATATCGAGCTAGCCAAGCAAGCCGACTTATTTTTGATTGCACCAGCTACTGCAAATATTATTGGAAAGCTGGCAAATGGTTTAGCCGATGATCTACTATCTACGGTTGCCATGGCACTTTTACCCGAGACACCAAAATTGATTGCGCCGGCAATGAATACTAATATGTATCAACATCCGATCAATCAAAGAAATCTAGCCACTTTAAAAGAAATCGGTTATCAGGAAATTGAACCACGAGAATCACTTTTAGCTTGTGGAGATTTCGGCAAAGGTGCTTTAGCAGATAACCAAATCATTATCGACCAAGTCACACTTCTGCTTAATCAGAGGTCGGTCTAG
- a CDS encoding ECF transporter S component — translation MKNTKNFTLTAMFLAIMILLAVTPLGFIPIGPINATTMHIPVIVASIVLGPRLGAFLGGTFGVISMIRSTFIPTPLSFVFSPFIPVIGTDQGSWKALIIALIPRILIGVVPYFVYKGIQKLTKNKVSPLSLFLAGIAGSLTNTVLVMNLIYFLFQQDYAQVIGSNINAVYSAILAVIFTSGVPEAIVAGLVTAAVSTVLLRMMR, via the coding sequence ATGAAAAATACCAAAAACTTTACTTTGACTGCTATGTTTTTAGCTATTATGATTTTACTGGCTGTTACGCCTCTCGGTTTTATCCCGATTGGCCCGATCAATGCGACCACGATGCATATCCCGGTCATCGTCGCATCAATCGTTTTAGGCCCACGACTAGGTGCTTTTCTCGGAGGGACATTTGGCGTGATCAGTATGATCCGCAGTACGTTCATTCCAACACCTCTGTCTTTTGTGTTCTCACCTTTTATTCCAGTGATCGGCACGGATCAAGGAAGTTGGAAAGCATTGATCATTGCTTTGATACCAAGGATCTTGATTGGCGTTGTTCCGTATTTTGTTTATAAAGGCATCCAAAAATTGACGAAGAACAAAGTTAGTCCACTTTCCTTGTTTCTTGCTGGGATTGCTGGTTCTCTTACTAACACGGTTTTAGTGATGAACTTGATCTACTTTCTTTTCCAACAAGATTATGCCCAAGTCATCGGAAGCAACATCAATGCTGTTTACTCCGCCATTCTTGCAGTTATCTTTACTAGTGGCGTGCCAGAAGCGATCGTTGCAGGTTTAGTCACAGCTGCGGTGTCTACTGTTTTGCTGCGAATGATGCGTTAA